From a single Candidatus Saccharibacteria bacterium genomic region:
- a CDS encoding YbaB/EbfC family nucleoid-associated protein has product MSKFDQAKMLMQVKKVQKELQNAVIRVTAGEGAVTVEMTGEMKLKKVKIDPDYVDLEDIGQLERWVEEGVKEAIAASQKHAQEKMAPFMGMLGNMGM; this is encoded by the coding sequence ATGTCAAAATTTGATCAGGCTAAAATGTTAATGCAAGTGAAAAAAGTTCAAAAAGAATTGCAGAACGCAGTTATTCGAGTAACCGCCGGTGAGGGAGCAGTAACCGTAGAAATGACTGGCGAGATGAAGCTAAAAAAAGTCAAAATCGATCCAGATTATGTCGACCTTGAGGACATCGGCCAGTTGGAGCGCTGGGTTGAAGAAGGCGTCAAGGAAGCAATTGCAGCCAGTCAAAAACATGCTCAAGAGAAGATGGCGCCGTTTATGGGCATGCTCGGCAATATGGGAATGTAG
- the dnaB gene encoding replicative DNA helicase codes for MEPSSAKIPPQSLDAESSLLGALMLDAEAIVKIADIVSADDFYEQRHRYIYEAAKSLYDNHRPIDVLTLTDQLKGADILDEVGGASYITELTNFVPTAAHVEEYANIVATKAMRRRLIRASQDIAELGFNEQKSLQELIETAEQRLFEVSQAGTGQDLVSIEDVLGDSFERLDELHKDKGKIRGVSTGYRDLDNKLAGFQKSDLIVLAARPSMGKTALALNFAQNVAIKAKSSVLFFSLEMSKEQLVDRMLASEAGVDSWNLRTGNLTDQDFEKISHAMGTLGEAPIYIDDTPGLTVSDLRTKARREAHKRDVGLVIVDYLQLMSGGSRFGGDSNRVQEISEISRGLKGIARELNVPVIALSQLSRSVESRHPQIPQLADLRESGSIEQDADLVMFIYREDYYNPDTERKGIVDLLIKKHRNGPVGQIELFFDNEKQRFRSLDTRRSEPTFDS; via the coding sequence ATGGAACCAAGTTCTGCTAAAATTCCACCCCAAAGTTTAGACGCTGAAAGTTCACTTCTAGGCGCACTGATGCTCGATGCCGAAGCGATCGTTAAGATCGCTGACATTGTTAGCGCCGACGATTTTTATGAGCAACGTCACCGCTATATTTATGAAGCTGCTAAATCCCTCTACGACAATCACCGACCGATTGATGTTCTGACACTAACTGACCAGCTGAAGGGAGCGGATATACTCGATGAGGTTGGTGGGGCTAGCTACATCACTGAATTAACAAACTTTGTACCGACTGCGGCCCACGTCGAAGAATATGCCAACATAGTTGCCACCAAAGCCATGCGCCGCCGTTTAATCCGCGCCTCGCAAGACATTGCCGAGCTAGGCTTTAACGAACAAAAATCTTTGCAAGAATTAATCGAAACAGCAGAGCAACGACTCTTTGAAGTTAGCCAGGCCGGAACTGGTCAGGACCTAGTCAGTATTGAGGACGTTCTAGGCGATAGTTTTGAGCGACTTGACGAGCTCCACAAGGACAAGGGCAAGATTCGCGGCGTATCTACTGGCTATAGAGACCTAGACAACAAGCTCGCTGGCTTCCAAAAAAGTGACCTCATAGTTTTGGCTGCGAGACCAAGCATGGGTAAAACGGCGCTAGCTCTAAACTTTGCGCAGAATGTGGCAATTAAGGCCAAATCAAGCGTGCTGTTTTTCTCGCTCGAAATGAGTAAAGAACAGTTGGTCGATCGTATGCTAGCCAGTGAAGCAGGAGTAGACTCGTGGAACTTGCGCACAGGCAACCTGACCGACCAAGATTTTGAGAAGATCAGCCACGCTATGGGCACCCTTGGTGAGGCGCCGATTTATATCGACGACACACCTGGGCTAACAGTCAGTGATTTGCGCACCAAGGCCCGTCGAGAAGCCCACAAGAGAGATGTCGGCTTAGTAATTGTCGACTACTTACAGCTGATGAGTGGCGGCTCTCGTTTTGGCGGCGACTCGAACCGCGTTCAGGAAATTTCTGAGATTTCTCGTGGCCTCAAAGGCATAGCCAGAGAGCTAAATGTGCCCGTTATTGCACTAAGCCAATTAAGCCGCTCCGTTGAGAGCCGTCACCCACAGATACCGCAACTGGCCGACCTTCGTGAGTCGGGTTCGATTGAGCAGGATGCCGACCTTGTAATGTTCATTTATCGTGAAGATTACTATAATCCTGATACCGAGCGAAAAGGAATTGTTGATCTATTAATTAAGAAGCATCGTAACGGTCCTGTTGGACAGATAGAACTATTCTTTGATAACGAAAAGCAGCGATTCAGAAGCCTCGATACAAGGCGCAGCGAGCCGACTTTTGATAGCTAG
- a CDS encoding cyclase family protein, with protein sequence MSFVDLSVKLDEFTPVYPGDPETSIKPAGVLSRDGFCDHLISVGTHVGTHIDAPMHMLQNAKSIDSFSLDKLIGKGQVINISSSDYSEVLASDLEQGGILLLHSGRIKDYHDATYFTDYPVMSEQVIEYIISKKPMMVGIDACSFDKDDNFPVHKKLLSSEILLIENLANLDKLFQKEFRVYAIPLKLTVDASPARVFAEVHDEAV encoded by the coding sequence ATGAGCTTTGTAGATCTATCTGTTAAGCTTGACGAGTTTACGCCAGTTTATCCCGGGGATCCAGAAACGTCTATTAAACCTGCCGGTGTACTTTCTAGAGACGGTTTTTGTGATCACCTAATTTCTGTTGGCACACATGTCGGGACACACATAGATGCTCCTATGCATATGTTGCAAAACGCTAAATCTATAGATTCATTTTCGCTAGACAAACTCATCGGAAAGGGTCAGGTAATTAACATTTCAAGCTCTGACTACAGTGAGGTTTTAGCTTCAGATCTAGAGCAGGGTGGAATATTATTACTACATTCCGGCCGAATAAAAGACTACCATGATGCGACGTACTTTACGGATTACCCGGTTATGAGTGAGCAGGTTATAGAATATATCATCAGCAAAAAACCAATGATGGTCGGCATCGATGCCTGTTCTTTCGACAAAGACGACAATTTTCCAGTTCACAAGAAACTACTTTCTAGTGAGATCCTTTTAATCGAAAACTTAGCCAACTTGGACAAACTTTTTCAAAAAGAATTTCGAGTTTATGCCATACCATTAAAGTTGACTGTAGATGCTTCGCCAGCTAGAGTTTTTGCAGAGGTTCATGATGAAGCTGTATAA
- the rplL gene encoding 50S ribosomal protein L7/L12, translated as MSDVKKLAEELTKLSVLEVNELKNILKDEYGIEPAAAAVAVAGPAAGGDAAPAAEEKAEYDVVLKDAGAQKVAVIKAVKDVTGLGLGEAKAIVDGAPKTVLEKAKKEDAEAAKKALEEAGATVELA; from the coding sequence ATGTCAGATGTAAAGAAACTAGCAGAGGAACTAACCAAGCTTAGCGTTCTCGAAGTAAACGAACTAAAAAATATCCTAAAAGATGAGTACGGCATCGAGCCTGCAGCTGCTGCTGTTGCTGTTGCTGGCCCTGCCGCAGGCGGCGATGCTGCTCCAGCTGCCGAGGAAAAAGCAGAGTACGATGTAGTCCTTAAGGACGCAGGCGCACAGAAAGTTGCTGTTATCAAGGCCGTTAAAGACGTAACTGGTCTTGGTCTTGGTGAAGCCAAAGCAATTGTTGATGGCGCTCCAAAAACCGTCTTAGAAAAAGCTAAGAAAGAAGACGCTGAAGCTGCCAAGAAAGCCCTCGAAGAGGCAGGCGCTACAGTAGAGCTAGCTTAA
- a CDS encoding methionine adenosyltransferase domain-containing protein has translation MSNFRTAESVSPKHPDKLCDQISDAVLDAYLSGDPNSRVAIETVGGHGKVFVVGEVTSKVHPEIEPIVKRIAGEDVEVEVRLVKQSPEIAAGVDIGGAGDQGIMVGYACNETPQLLPLEVVLSRSLNQFLFDKWPYDGKTQITLKNNMITSVVASFQNAKKTELENAVKDWLSTIDSPTEKSANLHINPAGDWHQGGFDADTGLTGRKLVVDNYGPRIPIGGGCFSGKDPSKVDRSAAYMARQIAIDYLKKSGAREVFCHLAYAIGYAEPLEATVTIDGKQEEVKGYNLTPKGIIDYLDLKRPQYEQTARYGHFGHPDFSWEC, from the coding sequence ATGTCAAACTTCAGAACAGCAGAAAGTGTTAGCCCTAAGCATCCAGATAAACTTTGTGATCAAATTAGCGATGCAGTATTGGACGCCTATCTTAGCGGAGATCCTAATTCACGAGTAGCGATTGAAACTGTTGGAGGTCATGGCAAAGTGTTTGTTGTCGGCGAAGTCACTTCTAAAGTACACCCAGAAATAGAACCAATAGTTAAAAGAATAGCTGGCGAAGATGTCGAAGTAGAAGTTCGGCTAGTTAAGCAGAGTCCAGAAATTGCGGCAGGTGTTGACATCGGCGGAGCAGGAGATCAAGGTATTATGGTTGGCTATGCTTGCAATGAAACTCCTCAGCTTTTACCACTCGAGGTAGTTCTTTCGAGAAGTTTGAATCAATTTTTGTTTGATAAATGGCCCTACGACGGAAAAACACAAATTACACTCAAAAATAACATGATCACTAGCGTTGTTGCTAGTTTTCAAAACGCAAAAAAAACCGAGCTAGAAAACGCTGTCAAAGATTGGCTCTCGACGATAGACTCGCCTACCGAAAAGTCTGCAAATCTACACATAAACCCGGCTGGCGACTGGCACCAGGGAGGTTTTGACGCCGATACGGGACTAACCGGGCGAAAACTAGTAGTTGACAACTACGGACCACGCATACCGATTGGCGGTGGTTGTTTTAGTGGTAAAGACCCAAGCAAAGTTGATCGCTCTGCTGCATATATGGCACGACAAATAGCTATCGACTATCTGAAAAAAAGCGGCGCTCGTGAAGTATTTTGCCACTTAGCCTACGCGATTGGCTACGCCGAACCGCTAGAAGCCACAGTGACAATCGACGGCAAGCAAGAAGAAGTAAAAGGTTACAACCTGACACCGAAGGGTATTATTGATTACTTAGACTTAAAGCGTCCGCAGTACGAGCAAACAGCTCGTTACGGACACTTCGGTCACCCCGACTTCTCCTGGGAGTGTTAG
- a CDS encoding EamA family transporter produces the protein MTDMSWPVYLVSYYFFAVGHSVFSRWFAVRTKLSARLVSAVSYTLGVLPVGLVIGLLADKRVFVWNVATFSLLFVIGLFISVFGIAAYDSKKLITVTNYLTLSQLYVLVATLLGWALLGEKLTPKQVIGGIIMLVGCYLAIHSAKRKAGKDKHSLRGSVLAAISGIALGIVLVAEKAALGKFNAAAYFIVGYGVQALGTTVAALPEFRRKTVHQLNRFELTGAALTGFFAAMGGFTYISVLNKLNNIGFAILLTTFQMPLSIIVSHFWLKEKDNGWLLVLAATLSFIGLLVVAL, from the coding sequence GTGACTGATATGAGTTGGCCAGTTTATCTTGTTTCTTATTACTTTTTTGCCGTAGGTCATTCAGTTTTTTCGCGTTGGTTCGCAGTTCGTACCAAGCTTTCAGCTAGGCTAGTTTCAGCAGTTTCTTATACTCTCGGAGTTCTACCTGTAGGATTGGTAATCGGGCTGTTAGCGGACAAAAGAGTGTTTGTTTGGAATGTCGCAACTTTTTCGCTACTTTTTGTGATTGGCTTATTTATATCTGTTTTTGGTATCGCTGCCTATGATTCTAAGAAACTGATTACTGTAACAAATTACCTAACACTGTCGCAACTTTATGTTTTGGTGGCTACGCTTCTTGGTTGGGCACTGCTAGGCGAGAAACTAACGCCCAAACAAGTTATTGGAGGCATAATAATGCTAGTCGGTTGCTACTTAGCAATCCACTCTGCCAAGCGAAAAGCCGGCAAAGACAAGCATTCGCTACGTGGTTCAGTGCTGGCTGCAATTTCAGGTATTGCACTGGGCATTGTATTAGTGGCAGAGAAGGCGGCTTTGGGTAAGTTCAATGCGGCAGCCTACTTCATCGTCGGCTATGGCGTTCAGGCTTTAGGCACGACAGTAGCGGCGTTACCAGAGTTTCGCCGTAAAACTGTTCATCAACTAAACCGCTTTGAGTTAACTGGTGCAGCTCTTACTGGCTTTTTTGCTGCAATGGGCGGTTTTACTTACATCTCGGTTTTAAATAAGCTTAACAACATTGGTTTTGCTATTCTACTCACCACTTTTCAGATGCCACTCAGTATAATTGTTAGCCACTTTTGGCTAAAAGAAAAAGATAACGGCTGGCTATTAGTTCTAGCCGCAACTCTGTCGTTTATCGGCTTACTGGTTGTTGCTTTGTAG
- a CDS encoding FAD-dependent thymidylate synthase has product MNISEKNGLFFVIEGTDGTGKGTQFELLTKRLVEAGHKVAVFDFPRYSEPSSYYVREYLNGNYGTSEEVGPFTASLFYALDRFAARDQIKEALADGYIVLSNRFVASNMGHQGTKFDTSEERKGYFLWLDNLEFGMLGIPRPTKNFVLRATAEIAQKLVDQKAKRDYTDKKRDLHEADLEHLKKAVMVYDELCTLMPKDFARVDCVRSGEMMSKAAIHDMLWKLIEQDLPKAKKGQGKLIKHESPRGETSPPPLDLTNEPLVQKQPNGSYEITESGKRFLQSAVTNVSGNVYAFTDEMSPITIAAAMARLSRRGDDMRVTLLDEFASSKANKDEKLLQRVITAYGDDSVQQLVGQHIVVENASNLLTKKLEWGRLAAYLEQSTRYIYYDQKDSQGNYKYFVPTHFNEAVKTQYCKVMDAIFDVYSKLVHDLTTYVRSNSKTPQDERDVAWQGATRAQACDAARHMLPVATKSTVGIFASGQALENMIMNLLADELPEAREVGQQILQESRKVVSTFLERADKPDRGGATIAYRNITKKAVANIANQNLPQNLAPAAKNPVVLTDVWPRNELDLVAEIVYEHSNLPLLTIRNEVTSWPVDKKIETLKAYIGERLNRRHKPGRAFEKAHYSWDLICDYGIFRDLQRHRMVDDMEWQQLTPRYGYEIPELVEEAGLTELFEQAFALSLALHSYLTEKGYSLESQYATLLGHKMRWKMTYNAREAYHFNELRTSPQGHPGYRKLVLQMHEKLSEVHPIIAGGMKFVNVAEDPELTRLAAERATQFKLDQLV; this is encoded by the coding sequence ATGAACATTAGCGAAAAAAACGGTCTGTTTTTTGTAATTGAGGGCACCGACGGAACAGGTAAAGGAACTCAATTTGAGCTACTGACCAAACGCTTAGTTGAGGCTGGTCACAAAGTAGCAGTCTTCGATTTCCCTAGATACAGCGAGCCCAGCAGCTACTACGTCAGAGAGTATTTGAATGGCAACTATGGCACAAGCGAAGAAGTTGGGCCGTTCACAGCTTCGCTTTTTTATGCACTAGATCGTTTCGCCGCACGCGATCAGATCAAAGAAGCTCTAGCAGATGGTTATATAGTACTGTCAAATCGCTTTGTTGCCAGTAACATGGGCCATCAGGGAACTAAATTTGACACCAGTGAAGAACGAAAAGGCTATTTTTTGTGGCTCGATAATCTGGAGTTTGGCATGCTCGGGATTCCTCGTCCTACAAAGAATTTTGTCCTGCGTGCTACGGCAGAAATTGCCCAGAAGCTTGTCGATCAAAAAGCTAAGCGAGACTACACCGACAAAAAACGCGATCTTCATGAAGCAGACTTAGAACACCTCAAAAAAGCAGTGATGGTTTATGATGAACTCTGCACTTTGATGCCGAAGGATTTCGCTCGAGTGGACTGCGTTAGAAGCGGCGAGATGATGAGTAAAGCGGCTATTCACGATATGCTGTGGAAACTGATTGAGCAGGACCTGCCTAAGGCCAAAAAGGGCCAAGGTAAGCTTATTAAGCACGAGAGTCCAAGGGGTGAAACTTCGCCGCCGCCTCTTGATCTAACCAACGAACCACTCGTTCAGAAACAACCAAACGGGTCTTATGAGATAACGGAATCTGGCAAGCGCTTTTTGCAATCAGCCGTCACCAACGTCAGCGGTAATGTTTACGCATTTACAGATGAAATGAGCCCTATAACTATCGCTGCCGCCATGGCTAGGCTTAGCCGCCGCGGTGATGATATGCGAGTAACACTACTTGATGAATTTGCCAGCAGCAAAGCCAACAAAGACGAGAAGCTACTGCAACGTGTGATCACGGCCTATGGCGATGATTCCGTCCAACAGTTAGTCGGCCAACACATTGTAGTCGAGAATGCTAGTAATTTGCTAACAAAGAAGCTCGAATGGGGAAGATTAGCAGCTTACTTGGAGCAATCAACCCGCTACATTTATTACGATCAGAAGGATAGCCAGGGGAACTATAAATACTTTGTGCCAACTCACTTCAATGAAGCCGTCAAAACTCAGTATTGTAAAGTTATGGATGCTATCTTTGATGTCTACTCTAAGCTGGTGCATGATCTGACAACTTACGTCCGAAGTAATTCAAAAACTCCTCAGGATGAGCGAGACGTGGCCTGGCAGGGAGCAACTCGGGCTCAAGCTTGCGATGCTGCACGACACATGTTGCCAGTTGCCACCAAATCTACCGTCGGAATTTTTGCTAGCGGCCAGGCACTCGAGAATATGATTATGAATCTTCTAGCCGATGAGCTGCCAGAAGCACGAGAAGTTGGACAGCAGATATTACAAGAATCACGAAAAGTAGTCAGTACTTTCTTAGAGAGAGCCGATAAGCCTGATCGTGGCGGCGCAACAATCGCCTACCGCAATATTACTAAAAAAGCGGTTGCCAATATAGCCAACCAGAATCTTCCACAAAATCTTGCGCCTGCGGCTAAGAACCCAGTGGTCTTGACAGATGTATGGCCAAGAAACGAATTAGATTTGGTTGCTGAAATAGTCTACGAACACAGTAATTTACCGCTTCTGACCATCAGAAATGAGGTGACAAGCTGGCCCGTAGACAAAAAAATCGAAACTCTTAAAGCATACATCGGCGAACGACTAAATAGACGACACAAGCCTGGGCGGGCATTCGAAAAAGCTCACTATAGCTGGGATCTGATCTGTGATTATGGGATTTTCCGCGACCTTCAGCGTCATCGAATGGTAGACGATATGGAATGGCAGCAGCTGACGCCTCGCTACGGATACGAGATCCCTGAACTTGTCGAAGAAGCGGGCCTGACAGAATTATTTGAGCAAGCCTTCGCTTTAAGTTTGGCGCTGCACAGCTATCTTACAGAGAAGGGCTATAGTTTAGAATCACAATACGCCACTTTACTGGGCCACAAGATGCGCTGGAAGATGACTTACAATGCACGCGAAGCCTACCACTTCAATGAACTTCGCACCAGCCCTCAAGGTCATCCTGGTTACCGAAAACTAGTGCTACAAATGCACGAAAAACTCTCCGAGGTACATCCAATCATTGCCGGGGGAATGAAGTTCGTCAATGTGGCAGAGGATCCCGAACTTACAAGACTCGCAGCGGAGCGAGCAACGCAATTTAAGCTAGATCAGTTAGTCTAG
- the recR gene encoding recombination protein RecR — protein MSVLPKSLQDLIEALGALPGVGIRSAERYAYFLLKREPATSQKLADALRTLHEGIKTCPITYMWIDSSKNVSELYDDNNRDKTVVAVVADAFDVIALERTGLYRGTYHVLGGLISPIDGVGPNELHIPELIKRIDKDNVAEVILATNAGVEGQTTALYIQQQLSDTKVKITRLAQGLSVGVDLEYADQLSLGRALEGRTIL, from the coding sequence TTGAGTGTTTTACCCAAGTCATTACAGGATTTGATCGAAGCTTTGGGTGCTTTGCCCGGAGTCGGCATTCGCAGTGCGGAGCGCTACGCCTACTTTTTATTGAAGCGCGAGCCCGCAACCTCCCAGAAACTGGCTGATGCTCTCCGCACGTTACACGAAGGCATTAAGACATGTCCTATAACCTACATGTGGATCGATAGTTCTAAAAATGTAAGCGAGCTATACGACGACAATAACCGTGACAAAACGGTTGTTGCAGTTGTGGCTGATGCATTTGACGTGATCGCCTTAGAACGAACCGGTCTGTACCGCGGAACTTACCATGTTCTGGGAGGGCTAATATCGCCGATAGACGGCGTCGGGCCAAATGAACTTCACATTCCCGAGCTAATTAAGCGTATCGATAAAGACAATGTGGCTGAAGTCATTTTAGCGACTAATGCTGGCGTCGAAGGTCAAACAACCGCATTATATATTCAGCAACAGTTAAGTGACACAAAAGTAAAAATAACGCGTCTTGCACAAGGCCTGAGCGTAGGAGTCGACTTAGAATACGCCGATCAACTCTCGCTCGGCCGCGCCTTAGAAGGCCGCACCATTTTATAA
- the dnaX gene encoding DNA polymerase III subunit gamma/tau codes for MRDALYRRWRPKKLSEVVGQEHVVTTLTNALKNGNVRHAYLFTGPRGVGKTTVARILAHEINELEYTDESTHLDIIEIDAASNRRIDEIRDLRDKVHITPTSAKYKVYIIDEVHMLTREAFNALLKTLEEPPEHAIFILATTELHKVPATIISRTQRFPFRQISSNDMKAHLKKIANAEKIDIDDEAIDKIVTYGEGSARDSISLLDQISSSKRKINKAEVESSLGLPADEQIKLIIDHLQAKDISGIIATINQLTIEGVSANQAATSLAKHLRAMLLDSTNLNKRAILNLLRELLSLNEFADPMAALEIALIEAASPPDSSAPNDYVPPNHETSVEQDSSKENQALTSGKDEAQPETETKPQTESPNESKASKDSIRKEKVPPELPRLTNSAKIDFDWLAVLNSAKTTHGSLYGMLRMASARLEGDNLYLSFAFPFHAKQAGNSKNNAKLLSIINDLGYPVSKIEIEPCQPESIDQNNFELAEPIKNEESEIQKNDEIETISNIFGGAELLD; via the coding sequence ATGAGGGATGCCTTGTACCGCCGCTGGCGGCCTAAAAAACTATCGGAAGTCGTAGGACAGGAGCATGTCGTAACGACTCTTACAAACGCACTCAAAAACGGCAATGTACGTCATGCCTACCTGTTTACTGGCCCTAGAGGTGTCGGCAAGACTACGGTGGCACGAATCCTAGCTCACGAGATAAATGAGCTTGAATACACAGATGAGTCAACGCACTTAGATATCATAGAGATTGATGCCGCTAGTAATCGCCGTATTGATGAGATTCGAGACTTGCGCGACAAAGTTCACATTACACCAACTAGCGCAAAGTATAAAGTCTACATTATTGACGAAGTCCATATGTTGACAAGAGAGGCTTTTAACGCGCTTTTAAAAACGCTCGAAGAACCACCGGAGCACGCTATTTTTATCCTTGCCACCACCGAGTTGCACAAAGTGCCGGCTACGATAATCAGCCGAACTCAGCGTTTTCCTTTTCGCCAAATTTCTAGCAATGACATGAAAGCTCACCTCAAAAAGATTGCAAATGCTGAAAAAATCGACATCGACGATGAAGCAATCGACAAAATTGTGACATACGGAGAAGGCAGCGCTCGTGACTCAATTAGCTTGCTAGACCAAATCTCTTCAAGTAAGCGAAAAATCAATAAAGCCGAAGTTGAATCTAGCCTTGGGCTGCCCGCAGACGAGCAAATTAAACTAATCATCGATCACCTGCAGGCCAAAGATATTTCTGGTATAATTGCGACCATCAATCAGCTGACAATTGAGGGCGTTTCCGCCAATCAAGCAGCAACCAGCTTAGCAAAACACTTGCGAGCTATGCTTTTAGATAGTACGAATCTAAATAAACGCGCAATACTCAACTTGCTGCGCGAGCTTCTTAGCCTAAATGAGTTCGCCGATCCAATGGCTGCACTCGAAATAGCTCTGATTGAGGCTGCCAGTCCGCCTGATAGCTCCGCACCTAACGACTATGTGCCGCCTAATCATGAAACTAGTGTAGAGCAGGATAGTTCTAAAGAAAACCAAGCTCTGACTTCAGGCAAGGACGAAGCACAGCCCGAAACCGAGACAAAACCTCAAACAGAATCTCCAAATGAAAGCAAAGCTTCTAAAGATTCTATACGAAAAGAAAAGGTTCCGCCTGAACTTCCTAGGCTTACTAACTCTGCGAAGATTGACTTTGACTGGCTAGCGGTACTGAACAGCGCAAAAACAACCCATGGTTCGCTGTATGGTATGCTGCGCATGGCAAGCGCTCGGTTAGAAGGGGACAACCTCTATTTGAGCTTTGCGTTCCCGTTTCATGCTAAGCAAGCTGGTAATTCCAAGAACAACGCCAAACTGCTGTCGATTATCAACGACCTAGGCTACCCTGTCAGCAAAATAGAAATTGAGCCTTGTCAGCCCGAGTCCATTGATCAAAATAATTTTGAGTTAGCTGAGCCAATAAAAAATGAGGAGAGCGAAATCCAAAAAAACGACGAGATAGAAACCATAAGCAATATTTTTGGCGGAGCGGAGTTGTTAGACTAA
- a CDS encoding 50S ribosomal protein L10 — protein sequence MALTKVKKNEVVQEVSDLLATSKMTVVSQYQGATVKSLQSLRKHAKQAGTTVKVVKNRLVVQALKANDGLKDVSTSELKGMLLYAFNPQDEVAAAQVLDKFAKDEPSLKFVGAISADGKFLDANEVTTLAKMPSKNQLIAETVAMLLAPVNDVTNALSGNLHGLLDAVAAKASA from the coding sequence ATGGCACTAACCAAAGTAAAAAAGAACGAAGTTGTGCAAGAAGTCTCAGACCTTCTGGCAACTTCAAAGATGACAGTGGTCAGCCAGTACCAAGGAGCCACTGTTAAATCACTACAGTCCCTCAGAAAGCATGCAAAGCAAGCTGGCACAACTGTAAAAGTTGTTAAAAACCGACTTGTAGTACAAGCCCTGAAGGCAAATGACGGCCTAAAGGACGTTTCGACAAGCGAGCTAAAAGGCATGCTGCTTTATGCCTTCAACCCGCAAGACGAAGTAGCTGCTGCTCAAGTTTTGGATAAATTTGCCAAAGACGAGCCAAGCCTCAAATTTGTCGGAGCAATTAGCGCAGACGGCAAGTTTTTGGACGCTAATGAGGTGACAACACTGGCTAAAATGCCTAGCAAAAATCAGCTTATCGCTGAAACAGTTGCTATGCTACTAGCGCCAGTCAACGATGTTACCAACGCACTTTCTGGCAACTTGCACGGATTGCTCGACGCAGTAGCCGCCAAAGCATCGGCCTAA
- a CDS encoding DHH family phosphoesterase: MNNYKKIISLVVSAKNICIIQADNPDGDSLASSLALEAIFSDLGKRVSMVCGIDMPAHLKYLSGWDRVAKDAPRETDLVVIVDANTETMFESLDKNGQMAWLKTKPTIVIDHHTEAGGISWASETLSEETVATGAIIYRIAKEAGWPLPVDACEMLTVSILSDSLGFTSEATSADDLRIVADLVDRGVDLAKLDTARRELNKREPELLNYKGELLQRVELHGGGQIATITIPWPEIEKYSSIYNPTMLAIDDMRMTVGVRVCIGFKTYPDGRITAKIRSNPGGHIADKLAAHFGGGGHPYAAGFKVTDGRKFEEIKQETIRKAEELLS, from the coding sequence ATGAATAATTACAAAAAAATTATTAGCCTAGTCGTCAGTGCAAAAAACATCTGTATTATTCAGGCTGATAACCCCGACGGCGACAGTCTGGCTTCTAGCTTGGCTTTAGAAGCGATTTTCAGCGATCTTGGCAAGCGAGTGTCGATGGTCTGCGGTATCGACATGCCAGCCCATTTAAAATACCTAAGCGGTTGGGACAGAGTAGCAAAAGATGCTCCAAGAGAGACAGATTTGGTTGTGATCGTCGATGCCAATACCGAAACTATGTTTGAATCGCTCGACAAAAACGGCCAGATGGCCTGGCTAAAAACCAAACCAACTATAGTTATCGACCACCATACTGAAGCGGGCGGTATAAGCTGGGCCAGCGAGACTCTTAGCGAAGAAACGGTGGCTACGGGTGCAATTATTTACCGTATTGCCAAAGAGGCCGGGTGGCCACTGCCTGTAGACGCCTGTGAGATGCTCACTGTTTCTATTCTGAGTGATTCGCTGGGGTTTACCAGTGAGGCAACTTCTGCTGATGATTTAAGGATAGTAGCTGATTTAGTCGACCGCGGAGTCGACCTAGCTAAGCTAGATACAGCTCGCCGCGAACTAAACAAACGAGAGCCTGAATTACTGAATTATAAAGGTGAGCTGCTGCAGCGAGTCGAGTTGCACGGCGGCGGCCAGATCGCTACTATTACTATCCCTTGGCCAGAGATCGAAAAGTATAGCAGTATATATAATCCAACTATGCTGGCGATCGATGACATGCGTATGACGGTTGGTGTAAGAGTCTGCATAGGCTTCAAAACCTATCCCGACGGACGAATAACCGCCAAAATCCGATCAAACCCAGGTGGACACATTGCCGACAAACTAGCTGCCCATTTTGGAGGTGGAGGTCACCCATATGCAGCCGGTTTCAAGGTCACCGATGGCCGTAAATTTGAAGAAATTAAGCAAGAGACAATCAGAAAGGCAGAGGAGCTACTATCATGA